DNA sequence from the Tachysurus fulvidraco isolate hzauxx_2018 chromosome 1, HZAU_PFXX_2.0, whole genome shotgun sequence genome:
TCCttcagctcttccgggggaataccgaggcgttcccaggccagccgagagacatagtcccctccagcatgtcccaagtcttccccggggcctcctcctggttggacatgcccggaacacctccccaggaaggcgtccagaacagatgcccaagccacctcagctgactcctctcgatgtggaggagcagcggctctaatctgagctcctcctgagtgaccgagctcctcaccctctctctaagggagcgcccagccaccctgcggaggaaactcattttggcTGCCTGTAttcgggatctcgtcctttcggtcatgaccaaagctcatgaccataggtgagggtaggaacgtagatcgactggtaaatagagagcttcgccttgcggctcagcgctttcttcaccacaacagactggtatatcgaccgcatcactgcagaagatacaccgatccacctgtcgatctcccgctccatccttccctcactcgtgaacaagaccccaagatacttaaactcctccacttgaggcaggagatctccaccaacctgaaggggacaagccacccttttccggctgaaaACCAtggccgcttcacactcggctgcaaactgtcccagtgcacgctggaTGCTGGACCCTGGATGTAAGGGATGCCATCAAGCTGAAGGAGTTCTAttgagcctggttggctcgggggactctcgaagaaattctggcaaaccgtccggcgtcttaggagggggaagcagtgccctgctcacactgtttacagtgggattgggaatctgctgacttcgactggggacattctcggacAGTGGAATgagtacttcgaggttctccttaACCCCACCGACATATCTTgtactgaggaagcagaggccgaggactcagttgtggactcgtcaatcccacaagctgaggtcactggaggtagttgagaagctcctcagtggcaaggcaccaggGGTGAATGAGATCCACCCCGAGTActtcaagtctctggatgttgtggggctgtcttggttgacacgcctctgcaacatctcGTGCCGGTTGAGGGACAATGCCTTTGGACTGGCAGACtagggtggtggtccctctgtttaagaagggggaccggagggtgtgttccaactacagggagATCACGCTCCTCAGCCTCCcgggaaaagtctatgccagggtactggagaggagaattcggcagATAGTCGAACCTCAGatgcaggaggaacaatgcgggtttgaTCCCGGTCAtgctattaatataatacaaataatttttttagattAGTTATAGTTAAAAGTATTTGAGAGGGTGACTGCACTTGAATTGCCAAAGATTAGGCCGGTGTCTGAAAATGATATGAATGCATTGCAGATGTACCAGAGATTAACaatgtaccgataccactttttctcttccaatCCGATTCGGATACCAGTACCGATACCGATCTGATATCTATgttttttctacctttaaaactaaagaatgtatacatcTCTCTTagttaagatttatttatttctgccaaagaaatacaaaaatgcccattactggatgaaaaatgaaaacaagaaaccttaaaaaaagtaataatgcagtagcaaacagtacttaacagttagtggtataacattctaaaccatatatactacaattattaaatttaaaatattgccttttcttcagaaaataaagtgaatcttatattagaattcttgaaacacaatgcaaaatgtattaaccctcctattgtcctcctatacaaattaggagcgctgagtcaacttgacctcatctgtttgactgcttataaaaaaatgaagtatatatggtagccttttttttttctttcacctttttagtctaacttgtttcaaACATATTAAACTTATCAAGTCGCCGTCACGAGaacgagccaccaccgctaggaggcgagagtgcatcaacttcattgtaacttcattgtaacttttaagcattaaatcctctaaatacacagttaaattatatactgtttgaaagcttagattctcaggattttattaagcgcacacacaaagcatatgatttatagcagtcatagtAATTGAACCATTTGATAGCCAACCGAAagtaggtggcgctagttcgatctgtttactcacctttaaatgctggtctttaaatttccctttcttcacattgtcactaatgttaatgttattttccaaaacaaatgcttgtaaaaattcCCAAGAGttcaaggaactggaatatgtaagccttttaatccaaaactctttgctcgcctcacaagaaTTATGTTTCTGACCGGAAACTGTAAACAGCGGTTCACTTCCGTCCATTGTTCGACTCCtacttctcattggaggcttaCAAAACGCGTtagatttgtagtcgagggtctaacgaatcaaacaagccctctcatgagccaaccagtgcctgtggtgcagagataggcagctaagaagccaatgaggtctctccatgctatgtgggtcaccctccctttgactgacaattgctccctccagtagcgatttgatgtttcgcgagcgtcatagctctttagccaataaggagatgattccaacgagatgcaacacgatacatctggtgagttcaggctgtgcaatgagcatgtgcatattaatttttttcaactttatcGCGCAATTCTCAAACTTTTCTCACActcacgcctcagggtgtcagtttacaggccttttttcacagcagacgtctaggcagaggggttctctttgttataggacttttgaactaagcatgcagtctttttatacaaagttatacagtaaacaattaaacaagaaaaacatgaatggACGGACATGCCCattgaaaaatattcatataaaatccatttgagtcttttgacttcattttttttttttggtgaaagccaagacatgtggctatgaccctcagctGTTGTTTAcctaccatcattaaatacagcaatgtatgtaatcagtttatcaggtaaacaactcagacggaaataaaaatcctccattgtagcctctgtaactctgtcagtaaggcttagaatcaccctgacacgtgtcagaaactagagactcttctttccaatgagaccaagcctctgtgtgtcaaagtatatgggagctgtaccactttttaggtgggtatgtcatctaggcgaaaatcatgaaaatgggggggcgacaggtaagaggttgtattttgcaaaaaaaaaaaaaaaaaaaaaaatatttggtataataaaccttatttatatacaaaaatgcctcattttttaagtaaaaaaattttttttttttatcattttcactGTAGAagcacaaaagttgatgcacagttacaggctggtatatttcaagggcaggagattgttttgaaaccatttttcatgtcagcaaaaaataaaacctgtttttttccaggccaaattgacttgaatgcttataaatcaaaaattctacaattatcaccattctgtgtgtaatatctattttgcacCTATTTTTCCCACCTGATATCTGATCAaccaacaggctacacacacaaacattccataatttcatgtgaataaaactgtttacctccttattttttttattatacttaatttatgaatgataaaATCTTACTTATTTGAAAGAGATTAatgactgtaaagtggtagtgggagagagtgtagccagacaacataggatggtggtgtgtaggatgacACTGAGGGTCTGTAAGAGGAAGAGGTCAAAGATCaggaggaatgttgtgaggaatttagacagaagttgaggcaggctatgggtggtcaggtagtgctgccagatgactgggaaactacagcagaagttaTCAGGGAGACaggtgctgggtgtgtcatctggaaggaggaaaggaaataaggagacttggtggtggaatgaggaagttcaggatagtatccagaggaagagattagccaagaagaagtggcatatggacaggactgaatagaatagacaggaatacaaggagttacagtgcagagtgaagagggaggtgtctaaggccaagcagaaggcatatgacgatttgtacactaggttagacactagagaaggaATTCTACAGGTGAGCTAGGCAGAGGGatcgagatgggaaggatgtgcagcaagttagaattattaaggatagagatggaagggtgcttacaagtgaggagagtgtacagaggagatggaaggaatattttgaggagctgatgaatgatgaaaatgagaggggaaaaaaaaataaactctgtggaacagaaagtagataagattagaaaggatgaaaggctttgaagaggatgaaaagtggaaagACAGTTGGTCCTGACGACATCCCGGGTAGAGGTCAGGAAGTGGctaggagaggcagcagtggaattttcaaatgcatataacaagtgtgaaatatttacaaatgagtagctttgcTGGTGAcaatctcttctcttctaccaacaatctttacacacacacacacacacacacgaaagcAATACACCGAGTACCAAAcagtgtgtgcgcatgtgtgtaaagattgttggtagaagaagaagagaagatattgtccccagctggacaaatgcatataacaagtgtgaaatatttacaaatgagtagcttttgttttttctggaggcctaatgaattgctatGCCCAGTGCATGTgcgtgtagcatcatttcggtagatcatattttgccctctgctgcTAGGCAAAGGTATATCAAAAGTGagatatttacaaatgtgtagcttttttttctggatgcctaatgaaatgcaatgcccaatgtgtgtgtgggcatgtgtgtaagagtgtgtagcatctcggtagatcatattttgccttctgctaggcaaaggcatatcaaaagtgtgaaatatttacaaatgtgtggctttttttttttcttcctggaggcccaatgaaatgcaatgcccaatttgtgcgtgtgtgtgtgtggggtgtgtgtgttttgcgtgcgtgtgttagtggacattttgtgtgtgcatttgtgtgtctgtatgtacagtatgttcattgcgctgaaaagggaaaaagtgtgaccaattgccccactaaatgtggccgagtTAAAATGACCCAAGCGGATCCAAAAcgcaaagtatttattttacgaacacattgttcaatgaaaatagacaattaattttacttgcaaagttcataatatggaacaatcctggtcaatttcaggcaaatatgtggaagaaaacccaggTTATGACACAAACCTTCCAGCCGGGTCAAAAAGACCCAGGGAAAATAGGAAGGCAGTAAACattgcacccaaatgagcgacatgtttaactcactgaggtaaatggaaagggtacctgctaaacttgcctgtctgttCACAGGCTGTTGTGCAACATATATcccataaaatttattatatttattttcattaatgtaatttaataaacaagtgtatttttcttagaagtttaagcaatagtctatgatgtttgctgatCATTAATCAACCACTACGGGCATGGGTgtcggaagcaaataaaaagtgggtgtgtcctgtcctacccacatataatggttccatggatttcaggaagcaggagcctggttaatgctgtaggtaaaatgtggaatggagtttaatttattagggcattcctcaaggagaatggattcgactggcggcgctctgaaaagaaatattaaattttttttaaaaattaaaaaaacgacatgcgctgaatagagatggtaaaagtgggtgggtcaaatattattggtcttaaaaagttcTGACGGCCATGGATGGGTCACGCACCATCGATACCTTATCCACTCcaaatgcttggatcggcgtcgataccgatccaaaatacTCAGTGCAAGGGCATGAGTGAAGTactgcactgtttacacacatTAAGACATAGTGgaaattcatatttaattagCATTATTTCCCCATGTTTTTAAATCCTGAAAATCTATGACTTTATATGGTATGTAGTACATATGACACTAATATTTTGCAGCATATAGGTCATTTATAATATTCGTTTGGAACGGATAAGGatcacatgtttaaaaaaatatttccatgTAGGAATCCAAAATTGGTTCACTTCTATTTTCTCACTAGATCTAATTGCTGGCTGGCTGTGGGCCTCCGTGAACATAGGCATGGCTATAGCTCCCCCTTAGCAGCAGCATTGTTAAGAATACTTGCCAAATCCTCCACTTTTATAAGCATAGCTTATGTAGTGGCATGTCTTGCTGGTATGTTTCAGAACACCATGGCAGGTTTGCAGGCATACTAGGCTGTCCTGCTGAGAACTGGATAAGGGCAAGGAATTAGACCCTGAAGAGGGCAGAAGACGGGACAGAGCTCCGGCAGACCTAGCTCTCCATCCAACTATACAGACAGCCTATGCTGACAGCCATTCAATGGATACCATGTTTGTCTCAGAGAGGCATCTGTGACTAAACTAATATTTTCAATTTTacttgtatagtgcttttaacaataaacCTTGTCTTAAAACAGCTTTACTATTAATAGGCTAATCGTCAATCGGCTATGTTTAAGGAGCTAATGACTTGCCGTATCTGGGAACCAGGGTCTTCTAGTCTCTAGACTAATTTTCTCAAGGCCCAAGAGCTTAGGGTAATGAGAGAAGTCCACCTCAGGGTAAGTCTGAGCTTATAATTTTATCGTGTCTCCATTTCCACCGATGCTCACGGGAGGGCACCCCTGCCAACCCTGCTGCCTCAGGGGTTTCAGGGAGCAAGTGCAACATATGGCAAATGTATCTCAATGGATTATATGCAACATGAATAAGGGTTACAGAAATCAAATTGCTTCCTGAACCCaatgttgtaaatgtgtgttgCCCATGGTGGTTCCCACCGAACAGATCCCATTCTGGCAGAAGGAGATTTGCTCTCTTTTGGAGAAAGGGTCATAGAACACGTTTTGCTCTCAAAGATAGAACTAGTCTTTTATAGCCAGTACATTCTATTACCCAAGAGTATTGGGAACTGTGTAAATTCTACCTTAAATTGTAGTCTCAGGACATCAGGTTCAGGATTCCCCTCAAACTAGTCATGTCACAAATATGGTGTGAGGACTGGTTTGTCATGATAGATCTAAAAGGACACATTCTTTGATATCaagttttcccttttggtcTAGCTCCAcacaaatttacaaaatgcatgGATGCAACCCTGTGTCCTATGGTACATGACTACTGAATGAATGTGAACTTAATGACACAAACTGCCTGGAAATGAGGGCTGTTTGTGTCATTCACATAAACCTACAATGGTTCATTCATCCACATGAACTGGGATAGTTAAAACTATTCTGCATCCAGGTTATACCATAAATGTCCCCCCATCCCTTAATAAATCTTTGAAGCCAAAAATGTTGCACCACTAATGCTAGCATTTGTATGCTTTGGCAGCCTCAAAAGGTTAATCCCATCACGAATCAAAACCTCTTTCAATGATGCCTTTGCTTGGTCCTATGAGATCATGGGATGTTTTCTCTATATAATAGGAGCCTAAATTAGAAACCTagaataaaagcctttattttgtcacaaacattacagaacattgaaattctttctttgcatatcccaactatagaggttggggtcagggcacagtgtcagccatgatacagcatgtATGTAGGTACCCTTCCTACCCCATGGAGCAGGAAGGGTTAAAgactttgctcaagggcccaacagtgtcagcttagcagtgctggggcttgaacaccAATCCTCCAAACAGCAAcgacttgagccaccactgcctggGTTATCATcaagagcacagggtcagttaTGTTTTGGCATCCCTGGAGCAGGTGGGGCTAAGGGCCTTACTCGGGGACTTAATGTTGATAGCTTGGCAGATTGGAGGTTTGAatcctgaccttctgatcagtaacccagagccttgacCTTTAACTATAAAGGATTTGGAACATAGCTTAccttaatttatttaaacaacatGCAAATTATCAATACCACCATAATGTCATAGTTGAACCGTTATTAGTGGGAACACAGAGGggctaattaaaaataataattctggcAGAATCAGTCTTTCTTCAACATATATATTGCAAATGATATGGGTCATTTTAATTGTTTGCTATTCCTTTTTCAAtggaatacatttaaatgtttgcaGTGTCTGGTGGGTTTtctttttgatgtttgatgtttgtttttctcagatTGAAACTGCTCAATGATCAAGAAAAGTCTTTCCAAgaacaaaaagaggaagagaataACACGAAGATCACCAATCTTAAAGAAGAATTGACAAAACTGAAATCATTTGCCCTCCTGGTTATTGATGAACAGCAGCATGTTTCAGAACAGCTAGCTCAGCAAACTGCAAAGGTTCAGGCACTCCATGCTGCTGCCAGAGAGTCCGAAGAAGAGCTGAACTCTGTGCAGTCCAGGGCTCAAAAAATGGAAAGCAAAGTGCTGCACTTGGAGGCAGAATTACATGGACAGGCTGTACAGTTCCACAAAGAGCAGGAGGTCTTGAGCACCAAACTAGCTGATGAGAATAGACAAAACAGGCATCTGCTTCAGACATTGTCTGCACTTTCCAAAGAAAAAGATGAGCTTGAAAAGTCAAACAAGGCTTTTCACAGGGTGGAGGAGGAACTGCAGCAGCTTAGGGACAAAAACAGCAAAGGGGAGATAGGAAACTCTAGCCTTGTGTCAGAATTGGAAGAGTTGAGAAAAAGAGTGGTTGatatggaagaaaaagatgaggAATTGATCAAGATGGATAATTTGTGTTGGGACCTCAATAGGAAGCTCGAGAAGGAGTCACTTCAAAATCAAAGCCTGAAAGCAGAGGTGGACAAGTTAAATAACAAAATTGCAGAGGTTGAAAAACTAGAAGATGCCTTTGAAAAAAGCAAGCAGGAAATTAGCTCACTTAAATGCAATCTAGAAAAGGAAAGGGCAGTAACTAACTATATGTGTAATGAACTAGACAATTTGAGGATAAGAATCAAGGAACTTGAAGCTGCTGAATGTCTTTTAGAGAAAACAGAGTGGACACTAAAAGAAGATCTTACAAAATTGAAAACACTAACAGTAATGCTTATTGACGAAAGGAAAAACATGGCAGAGAAGCTAAAGCAACTTGAAAATAAGTTTCAAGATAGTACTGATAAACTTCaggaagaaaaagacaaagtcACATTAGTGACAGAGAAGCTGATTGAAGAAAGTAAGAATGCTTTAAAGATTAAGGTGGAAATGGAGGAAAAAATCTGCATCACCAACAAGGAACGAGATGATATTAAGGTCAAACTAAAaactgaggaagaaaaaagcaATGCCCTTCAGTTTAAAGTAAACTTGATGAAGAAAAGGCTTCAGTCCCTGGAGGCTGTTGAAAGGGAGTTTTTTaggaacaaaacaacaaaagaagaGAACATAACGGGACCCATCCAAAATGGTTTCCAACATGAAGACAACAAAATGAAAGATTTAACACAGGAAGAAGAATGGCTCAGGAGGAAACTGAGGGATAATATGCTAGAAGAAAATCTTCTGAAGACACAAACTGAGGGTGAATCATTGGATAAGAGATACTGTACTGAAAAGGCCCTAATGGAAGAATTAGCGATTGCAAGAAAGGAGCTTTATAAATACCATCTTATTGAAAAGGAAAATTTCAACCAAGAACACATTCTGTACAagcagctgaaagaagaagagacTAAGTCCAGTCATCTGACCAAAGAGGTGGAAGCATTGAAGGAAAAGATACACAGTTACATGGGAACAGAAGGGTCCATCTGCAACATGAAATCAGAATATGCATCTTTGCAGAGAAAGCTTACCCAGCAAGAAATCAGAAACAAGGAACTTgtcagagagaaggagagctTAACAAGTGAGCTGGAGAGATATCGTCACTTTAGCAAGAGCCTCCGTCCAGGCATGATTGGGAGACGGTTTTCAGACCTGCAAGTCTCTACAAAAGAGGTTCAGACTGAACCAACAAATACTCCTACACCTACTTATAGAAACCTTAGTCTTCTAGAGCAAGCTGTGGTGGATGAGAACATGCATAAAGAGAGTAATCAACAGTATGAAccaaattataataaaataaatccagcTATATGTGGTACCTCACTGAAAAACAGTAATAACTACCAgaataacacaaaacaaattaaaaatccaCTTTTAAAGAGTGTAGAGAAACAGCAGCTAATTAGGAGCAAAATCCAAAACACACTAAATGGATCTCACACTCAACAAGTGGTCACCCATAACTTGAGCCAATATCAAAACATCAAGATGACACCAGACCACAGTCATAAGACAGCTACCTGTAAGACTACAAATACCACTATAGCAAATGTCCCAAACAGCAGGAAACAACAAATTAGCATTGTCCAGAAAGCACCAATCTCACCAGAGAATAATAAGTGTCATCCTTTCATTGAAACATTGTCCACATCTGAACAATCAATAACACCTCATAATATAACAATTTATTCACAAACAGGGATTTCTGAATTCACAAGTTTATTGACACCAGACAGTGCAATGTTACCTACTGAGATAACTGCAATCACAACAGGAGCTTCTGATAGATCACAGGAGACAGATATCAAAGCAGGTCACACAATGTTCTGTGAAACaccacaaaagcaaaataactGGCATACACATAGATATAATAGCTCAAGAACAAGTGTCATCAAAGATGAAGACAACAAATTACACATTCACTTAGGCATCCCTTACCTCCAGACAATCAATAGCAACACAGAACCACCTTGCTCTTCTTCTGGACAGGAGCAAAGATCCTCAGTAATAACCAGCGGTATCCCTGCCAAAGTTAATAGCAAAATTGCAAATACCATCAGGATAAAGCCTGCCTCCTCTCCAATCCCACAGCCATCACAAATTGCAGTAAGTAGTGTCTAGAACTTACCTAGACTTTTTGTACACCTGTATACTATTCAGCTATAACAGTATAACACTCCGTTCATGACTTGATTTGTAATACTGGCTTCTGGACTTAATTCAATTCTATACTAAATATTTTGTGAAccaaattttaataaaaaacttgGATCACAGCCACATGAGCTACTGAAGAGCTCTTGTGGCCATGTTAATTTTGTCATGAAACCATATAACCTTTTATTCATGTTGATCATTGTAATCTGTCACTATATTGCTctctttacattttcttataaTCATATATTTCCAATCTATATCTGTgaactatatggtcaaaaagtgATATTCTATAAACAGGAAATTGTTTTAACATTAAATCTGATTGTTGAAAGTTGATATagttgaaatttatttatttaatacatgcATGAGTAATGGTTCTGCTGTTATACATGGGGggtctattttattttctagttactgctctccccgctctgtccatgtaTGCTCATGGACGGGCTCGTGGATTTtttcccagaacagaaccataccgccaacactaactatgcatatcatctaataaatcctcatttgacaaagtgatCCTGACtgaaatgaacttttattttttaaatgcatagtatgtaatgcatacaacaatattttctatcaaaaataaacatttagatattacccattgtttctctgtctgtactacACTCTAAAAACTGCTGCGTTAAAAACAACCCAATTTGGGTTATTTTGGCAACCCAGCGCTGGGTCAAAAAGGGACGAACCCAACACTGGGTTATTTTAACCCAGCATGCTGGGTTGTGATTTTAACCCAACTATTagttaaaaataacaatttaggtgatctaaataaaatgtcatccttcgtttttattaatacacgttttcttatttttgtaaagGGCTAAAATAGCAAACCTTAAATTTACTGCCCTCATTATGTGTAGACAGACATAGCTATGCAGCAAGATTAACACTCCTCCAAAAAAGACTTGAAAACAGAACTAAATCCAAGTGCAATTTAGTGGAAGCTGTGTAAAACTGCAAAAGACAACAGTGGAAGTATAGATGAACATAAACAATTTAGCAATAACTAGCACATCATACACAGCAGTAGTGTAAACAACATTGCACACAGTTTACATTTCAGATATGTATATGCAAATGTTCACacaagctttaaaataaatatgctgAAAGTTTGTTAACAATAAATGCCCAGATTACATGAATCtaacaaaacatcaaaaaacattcatttagaaAACACTCACAGACAATGCTTTTTCCAAGGATAAATGAGGTGTGAATGGAGATTTGTATCATAGGTGTGCACTCTCAAACAGCTACCAACAAAATGGCTGAACAACATGTGCTCTGCTTAAATATATGCAGGCCACCAATAGGGGTCACTAAATTACAAAACCCGGAGGCTGAAAACAGCACACTCCCCACCAGGCATCTTTAAGATGTCAAACCTTACATGCAAAACAAATAGTTAATGTCCATTCTGCAAACTAAGCACAAAGTCCTTTACCATCTTTAGTCACAAGGAGAATAATTTCAGAGATTGGTCTCAGGAACAGTTTAGAGCCACCTTCTTTGACAATTTTCACTTCTACCTTACTTACTTTCCTGTCATCACTAGGAAAGGTTTTGGTGATTAGGCCAATAGGCCAATCATGTCTTTTGGCTTGAATGACCGTTAGCAAAACAATATCTCCTTCTTGCACATTTGTTTTCTCCTCTGTccacttttgtcttttttggaGACCACATATATACTCACTCCTCCACCTTTTCCAGAATTCGTTGGCCAAATGCTGGCCATTTATAGAGGTCACTTTCGTCAAACTGCCCTGGAGGTACAATATATACTCCAATCTTTTGCGTAAGGAGCATAGCAGGAGTGAGAATAAGAGGTTGCTCTGGATCTGAGCACACAGAATTTAATGGTCTTGAGTTCACTATTGCAGTAACTTCGGCCATAAAAGGTTGTTAAAACTTTGTGAGCAAGTTTTGCAGGTCCGAGTTTGAGAAACATGCCGTCTAGAATACGACGAGATACTCCAATCATTCTCTCCCAACTACCTCCCATGTGTGAGGAATGTGGCGGATTGAACAACCAGGTACAACCTTGCTCTGAGAGGTAGTTTTCCACAGGTTTGTTGGCATGCTTAGAACCACCCCGTAATTCTTTGCAGGCCCCTATGAAATTTGTCCCACGATCAGACCTCAGTTGTTTCACAGGTCCTCTGATTGCGAAGAATCGTCCAAGGGCATTGATAAAGCTAGATGCATCCAGTGATTCAGCAATTTCAATGTGAATGGCTCGTGTACTCATACACGTGACGATGACTGCCCAGCACTTACTATGACAAAGTAATAGGGCTCAAGCGATCAGCAGGTAGGTCTGCCATTCTCTATTCTTCTAACCTACCCCTTAACTTACGACATATTACACAGTTGTGTATTAGACTGCTGATGCATCTCTTGCCACCTACAATTCAGAATCCAGCTGCCCTAATGGCTCCTTCAGTGAAATGGTGGCCTTGGTGGCAAACTCTTTCATGGTAGTGTCTAATGAGCAGAGAAGTAACGTGGTGTCTACCTGGAATTATAATTGGATGAACTTCATTCGACAGCCGTCCTCCAACTCTAAGTAGACCTTGAGAATCAATGAAGGGACAGAGTTTGACAAGAGAACTTTGTTTCTGAATAGATTCTCCCTTTTTGATGTGCTGCATTTCCTCTGAATAGACCTCCGTTTGAACAGCAAGAAGGATTTTAGTCTTTGCA
Encoded proteins:
- the filip1l gene encoding filamin A-interacting protein 1-like isoform X2, with translation MLEQLLLVEQAHKQTLDRLEDEKHNHREYMKKSDDLTNLLEQERERLKLLNDQEKSFQEQKEEENNTKITNLKEELTKLKSFALLVIDEQQHVSEQLAQQTAKVQALHAAARESEEELNSVQSRAQKMESKVLHLEAELHGQAVQFHKEQEVLSTKLADENRQNRHLLQTLSALSKEKDELEKSNKAFHRVEEELQQLRDKNSKGEIGNSSLVSELEELRKRVVDMEEKDEELIKMDNLCWDLNRKLEKESLQNQSLKAEVDKLNNKIAEVEKLEDAFEKSKQEISSLKCNLEKERAVTNYMCNELDNLRIRIKELEAAECLLEKTEWTLKEDLTKLKTLTVMLIDERKNMAEKLKQLENKFQDSTDKLQEEKDKVTLVTEKLIEESKNALKIKVEMEEKICITNKERDDIKVKLKTEEEKSNALQFKVNLMKKRLQSLEAVEREFFRNKTTKEENITGPIQNGFQHEDNKMKDLTQEEEWLRRKLRDNMLEENLLKTQTEGESLDKRYCTEKALMEELAIARKELYKYHLIEKENFNQEHILYKQLKEEETKSSHLTKEVEALKEKIHSYMGTEGSICNMKSEYASLQRKLTQQEIRNKELVREKESLTSELERYRHFSKSLRPGMIGRRFSDLQVSTKEVQTEPTNTPTPTYRNLSLLEQAVVDENMHKESNQQYEPNYNKINPAICGTSLKNSNNYQNNTKQIKNPLLKSVEKQQLIRSKIQNTLNGSHTQQVVTHNLSQYQNIKMTPDHSHKTATCKTTNTTIANVPNSRKQQISIVQKAPISPENNKCHPFIETLSTSEQSITPHNITIYSQTGISEFTSLLTPDSAMLPTEITAITTGASDRSQETDIKAGHTMFCETPQKQNNWHTHRYNSSRTSVIKDEDNKLHIHLGIPYLQTINSNTEPPCSSSGQEQRSSVITSGIPAKVNSKIANTIRIKPASSPIPQPSQIAVPVEAFMQSGPTRIPKPKAYSTPTGTNSRIALTQSRGTAQALPKGGKTYTVI